Proteins from a genomic interval of Chanodichthys erythropterus isolate Z2021 chromosome 8, ASM2448905v1, whole genome shotgun sequence:
- the LOC137024043 gene encoding complement C1q-like protein 4 isoform X2, which produces MMIFITVFMLNVWAISTDEVFSPNINILEELGKIKTMETKMKSLETEMERLRTENTEQKENIRELRDELNKKNEEISNLILGQVEELRKENRDREIAFSAGLLESGEGYIGPFTTEITLTYKKVFTNIGNAYNPITGIFTAPLKGAYMFRFSLFGHGPNVATAAIYKNGQKMVIANDYHPQNDLNSSNGVVLILEVGDVVYVRLWSGRRIRDSENNHNTFSGYILFPLK; this is translated from the exons CGACAGATGAGGTATTTTCACCAAACATTAACATCCTGGAAGAACTGGGGAAAATAAAGACCATGgaaacaaaaatgaaatctcTGGAGACTGAAATGGAGCGACTAAGAACAGAAAATACAG agcagaaagaaaacatcagagaactgaggGATGAGCTGAACAAGAAAAATGAAG aaatttCAAATCTTATTCTGGGTCAAGTGGAGGAGTTGAGAAAGGAAAATAGAG ACAGAGAAATAGCTTTTTCAGCTGGACTGCTTGAATCTGGTGAAGGATATATTGGGCCTTTTACGACTGAAATCACACTGACCTACAAGAAAGTCTTCACAAACATAGGGAACGCCTACAACCCAATTACAG GTATTTTCACAGCCCCACTGAAAGGAGCGTACATGTTCAGATTCTCTTTATTTGGTCATGGCCCAAATGTAGCAACTGCAGCCATTTACAAGAATGGACAGAAGATGGTTATAGCAAATGATTATCACCCTCAGAATGATTTAAACTCTTCAAATGGAGTTGTGTTGATCCTGGAGGTTGGAGATGTTGTCTATGTGAGACTTTGGTCTGGCAGGAGGATACGTGACAGCGAGAATAACCACAACACATTCAGTGGTTACATACTGTTTCCCTTAAAATAA
- the LOC137024043 gene encoding complement C1q-like protein 4 isoform X1, with protein MMIFITVFMLNVWAISTDEVFSPNINILEELGKIKTMETKMKSLETEMERLRTENTELTATITEQKENIRELRDELNKKNEEISNLILGQVEELRKENRDREIAFSAGLLESGEGYIGPFTTEITLTYKKVFTNIGNAYNPITGIFTAPLKGAYMFRFSLFGHGPNVATAAIYKNGQKMVIANDYHPQNDLNSSNGVVLILEVGDVVYVRLWSGRRIRDSENNHNTFSGYILFPLK; from the exons CGACAGATGAGGTATTTTCACCAAACATTAACATCCTGGAAGAACTGGGGAAAATAAAGACCATGgaaacaaaaatgaaatctcTGGAGACTGAAATGGAGCGACTAAGAACAGAAAATACAG AACTGActgccaccattacagagcagaaagaaaacatcagagaactgaggGATGAGCTGAACAAGAAAAATGAAG aaatttCAAATCTTATTCTGGGTCAAGTGGAGGAGTTGAGAAAGGAAAATAGAG ACAGAGAAATAGCTTTTTCAGCTGGACTGCTTGAATCTGGTGAAGGATATATTGGGCCTTTTACGACTGAAATCACACTGACCTACAAGAAAGTCTTCACAAACATAGGGAACGCCTACAACCCAATTACAG GTATTTTCACAGCCCCACTGAAAGGAGCGTACATGTTCAGATTCTCTTTATTTGGTCATGGCCCAAATGTAGCAACTGCAGCCATTTACAAGAATGGACAGAAGATGGTTATAGCAAATGATTATCACCCTCAGAATGATTTAAACTCTTCAAATGGAGTTGTGTTGATCCTGGAGGTTGGAGATGTTGTCTATGTGAGACTTTGGTCTGGCAGGAGGATACGTGACAGCGAGAATAACCACAACACATTCAGTGGTTACATACTGTTTCCCTTAAAATAA